From a single Miscanthus floridulus cultivar M001 chromosome 8, ASM1932011v1, whole genome shotgun sequence genomic region:
- the LOC136477133 gene encoding putative clathrin assembly protein At1g25240, whose amino-acid sequence MTTARQWWRRAAAAVKDRRSLYLTRVAVLRPRPASGVAAALRSPELEAAVILATSHDERSVDYGSAARVLALARASPPALQLLMWELARRAGRTRCWAVALKALMLAHGLLLRSDAAPRAARLGRVPFDLADFRDRSSPPSKSSGFSAFVRAYFRFLDTRSLFAAQELDDDAGSGSGGGEAADDGEDARLDRVAKQQHLLDLLMQIRPYGDGMEQGLILEAMDCVVIEIFEVYSQICTGIARFLVAVLGSAPTTPRPRPGETLAAARRRRGVQGMRVLRKAAEQSAQLSSYFDLCRSLGVLNAAEFPAVERVPDDDIRDLEKIIMNHVVEESGKEEEKETKALVVAVEETRPASKTVVTKEWVVFDDDDNAAAGGGARPGHFGGYVNPFVGAPWDAVAGSRDLLV is encoded by the coding sequence ATGACGACCGCGCGGCAGTGGTGGCGGCGCGCCGCGGCGGCCGTCAAGGACAGGAGGAGCCTGTACCTGACGCGCGTGGCGGTGCTGCGGCCACGGCCAGCCTCCGGGGTGGCCGCGGCGCTGAGGAGCCCCGAGCTGGAGGCGGCCGTGATCCTCGCGACCAGCCACGACGAGCGGTCCGTAGACTACGGGAGCGCGGCCCGTGTCCTGGCGCTGGCGCGCGCGTCGCCGCCGGCGCTGCAGCTGCTCATGTGGGAGCTGGCGCGCCGCGCCGGGCGGACCCGGTGCTGGGCCGTTGCGCTCAAGGCGCTCATGCTCGCGCACGGCCTGCTCCTGCGgtccgacgccgcgccacgcgcGGCGCGCCTGGGCCGCGTTCCCTTCGACCTTGCCGACTTCCGCGACCGCTCGTCGCCGCCGTCCAAGTCGTCGGGCTTCTCCGCCTTCGTGCGCGCCTACTTCCGCTTCCTCGACACCCGCTCCCTCTTCGCCGCGCAGGAGCTAGACGACGACGCCGGTTCCggtagcggcggcggcgaggcggccgACGACGGCGAGGACGCGCGGCTGGACCGCGTGGCCAAGCAGCAGCACCTGCTGGACCTGCTCATGCAAATCCGGCCGTACGGGGACGGCATGGAGCAGGGCCTCATCCTGGAGGCCATGGACTGCGTCGTCATCGAGATCTTCGAGGTCTACAGCCAGATATGCACGGGCATTGCCCGCTTCCTCGTCGCCGTCCTCGGCTCGGCCCCGACGACGCCGCGGCCACGGCCGGGAGAGACGCTGGCGGCAGCGAGGCGGCGGAGGGGAGTGCAGGGGATGCGGGTGCTGAGGAAAGCCGCGGAGCAGAGCGCGCAGCTGTCGTCCTACTTCGACCTGTGCCGGAGCCTGGGCGTGCTCAACGCCGCCGAGTTTCCGGCCGTGGAGCGCGTCCCGGACGATGACATCAGAGACCTCGAGAAGATCATCATGAACCACGTCGTCGAAGAAAGCggcaaggaggaggagaaagaaacGAAGGCGCTGGTGGTCGCCGTGGAGGAAACCCGACCGGCGTCGAAGACAGTGGTGACAAAAGAGTGGGTGGTGTTCGACGACGACGACaatgccgccgccggcggcggcgccaggCCGGGGCATTTCGGTGGTTACGTGAATCCGTTCGTGGGCGCGCCGTGGGACGCCGTAGCGGGTAGCAGAGACTTGTTAGTTTAG
- the LOC136477132 gene encoding IAA-alanine resistance protein 1-like — MRRQSLAAALLLLAAAAALAAPAAGHSAESSCPFHDHGGYDEPHEYHGDGDSCGGGVDHEHHHHHHGHVHGEIQRLLPEEMAEEADLELESFGYDEHDHDHGHHHHHHHHGHGDMETSPMGVWLSAMGCSLLVSMASLVCLVLLPVIFFQGKPSKAIVDSLAVFGAGAMLGDSFLHQLPHAFGGGHSHSHDHEGHDHAHEHAHAHSLEDLSVGLSILFGIVLFFIVEKIVRYVEDNSQNGAHSMGHGHHHHNHKQHNSSDKAKLNHQKSDTDGKDIDHTEEEPLVDGATGKISDGHESKATIRKRSSSKATDGEPANSESDPAPEKASSNEGSSISNSNLVFGYLNLFSDGVHNFTDGMALGSAFLLHGSVGGWSRTLFLLAHELPQEVGDFGILVRSGFTVSKALFFNFLSALVALAGTALALSLGKDPGHSSLIEGFTAGGFIYIAVAGVLPQMNDQKTTLKSSVAQLISLAMGMLVALGISLVE; from the exons ATGCGCCGCCAAAGCCTCGCCGCCGCCCTGCTCCTCCTGGCGGCCGCCGCGGCTCTGGCCGCCCCCGCCGCAGGGCACTCGGCGGAGTCCTCCTGCCCCTTCCACGACCATGGCGGCTACGACGAACCGCACGAATACCACGGCGACGGCgacagctgcggcggcggcgtggaccaTGAGCACCACCATCATCACCACGGCCACGTCCACGGCGAGATCCAGCGGCTGCTCCCGGAGGAGATGGCGGAGGAGGCGGATCTCGAGCTCGAGTCCTTCGGTTACGACGAGCACGACCATGaccacggccaccaccaccaccaccatcaccacggcCACGGCGACATGGAGACATCGCCCATGG GCGTGTGGCTGAGCGCGATGGGGTGCTCGCTGCTGGTCAGTATGGCGTCCCTCgtctgcctcgtcctcctcccggTCATCTTCT TTCAGGGGAAACCGTCTAAGGCCATAGTGGATTCGCTTGCAGTGTTTGGG GCAGGAGCAATGCTTGGAGATTCATTTCTTCATCAGCTGCCACATGCTTTTG GTGGAGGACACTCTCACTCACATGATCATGAGGGTCATGATCATGCTCATGAGCATGCACATGCACACTCACTGGAAGATCTTTCTGTGGGGTTGTCTATACTAT TTGGCATTGTACTGTTTTTTATCGTTGAGAAAATTGTGAGGTATGTTGAAGACAATTCTCAAAATGGGGCTCATAGCATGGGTCAtgggcaccatcatcataatCATAAACAGCATAATTCTAGTGATAAAGCCAAATTGAATCACCAAAAGAGTGATACCGATGGTAAAGACATTGATCATACTGAAGAGGAACCTTTGGTTGATGGCGCCACTGGAAAAATAAGTGATGGCCATGAATCAAAAGCTACTATACGCAAG AGGAGCTCATCCAAAGCCACTGATGGAGAGCCTGCCAATTCTGAAAGTGATCCTGCCCCTGAAAAGGCATCATCAAATGAAGGTTCATCAATTTCAAACTCTAACTTAGTGTTTGGCTACCTCAACCTTTTCTCAGATGGTGTG CATAACTTCACTGATGGGATGGCTCTTGGGAGTGCCTTTCTGCTACATGGTTCTGTTGGTGGCTGGTCCAGGACTTTATTTCTTCTTGCACATGAACTTCCCCAAGAG GTAGGAGATTTTGGTATCCTTGTGCGGTCAGGCTTCACGGTATCTAAGGCCCTATTCTTCAATTTTCTCTCTGCGTTGGTTGCTCTTGCTGGAACAGCACTA GCATTGTCTTTGGGTAAAGATCCGGGACATTCCTCCCTGATTGAG GGCTTCACCGCTGGTGGTTTCATTTACATTGCCGTCGCGGGAGTCCTCCCACAGATGAACGACCAGAAAACAACCCTCAAAAGCTCAGTCGCTCAGCTGATCTCCCTCGCAATGGGGATGCTGGTCGCTCTAGGCATTTCTCTGGTAGAATGA